AGGTAAATGGCTCCAAAGATCATCCACAAATTCTAAATTATTTTAAATCTTTAGGATTTGAAGAGTCTAAATTTAAAGACGAAACTGCTTGGTGTAGTGCCTTTGCAAATTGGGTAGCAAAACAAGCAGGTTATGAATACTCTAATAAATTAACAGCGCGTAGCTGGCTAGCAGTTGGAGCTTCTACAAGCAACCCACAACCAGGAGATGTTGTAGTGCTATGGAGAGAAAGCCCTAATAGTTGGAAAGGGCACGTTGGTTTTTTAATAAAAGAAACCAAACGCTATGTGTATTTGTTAGGAGGTAATCAAGGAAATAGTGTAAGTATAAAGGCATACCCTAAAAATAGGGTACTAGATGTAAGAAAGTTGAAAAAGAATGGATAAGTTATCACATATCATTTTTTGGCTATTAGCTTTACTATCGCCTTTAAATGGAGTGTTAACAACCATGATGTTATTAATAGTAGTTGATTTTATTACTGGGTCATATGCA
The sequence above is a segment of the Tenacibaculum sp. 190130A14a genome. Coding sequences within it:
- a CDS encoding TIGR02594 family protein; protein product: MNSLLSTALSQYGVKEVNGSKDHPQILNYFKSLGFEESKFKDETAWCSAFANWVAKQAGYEYSNKLTARSWLAVGASTSNPQPGDVVVLWRESPNSWKGHVGFLIKETKRYVYLLGGNQGNSVSIKAYPKNRVLDVRKLKKNG